A genomic segment from Gracilinanus agilis isolate LMUSP501 chromosome 1, AgileGrace, whole genome shotgun sequence encodes:
- the ALG2 gene encoding alpha-1,3/1,6-mannosyltransferase ALG2, whose amino-acid sequence MQPRGPQSRPRGPSVIFVHPDFGVGGAERLVLDAALALQSRGCRVQVWTAHYDPGHCFSESRQLQVHCAGDWLPRSLGWGGRGAALCAYLRMVYLALYILLLSGEEIDVIVCDQVSACIPVFRLARHRKKILFYCHFPDLLLTQRNSFLKRLYRAPIDWVEEYTTGMADCIVVNSCFTANVFKNTFKSLAHINPDVLYPSLNVSSFDNTVPSDLENLIPKGKKFVFLSINRYERKKNLTLALEALLELRGRLDLLEWEKVHLIMAGGYDERVLENVEYYEELKNSANQFNLSHHVTFLKSFSDIQKISLLHNCTCVLYTPSNEHFGIVPLEAMYMQCPVIAVNSGGPLESIVDNVTGFLCEPDPTQFSKAMEKFIRNPSLKTTMGLAGRSRVKEKFSLDAFTNQLYQYISKLAE is encoded by the exons ATGCAGCCTAGGGGACCGCAGAGTCGCCCTCGGGGTCCGTCCGTGATATTCGTGCACCCAGACTTTGGCGTAGGCGGCGCGGAGCGGCTGGTGCTGGACGCGGCGTTGGCATTGCAGTCTCGCGGCTGCCGCGTCCAGGTGTGGACGGCGCACTATGACCCAGGCCACTGCTTCTCTGAAAGCCGCCAGCTGCAGGTGCACTGCGCAGGAGACTGGCTGCCCCGCAGCCTGGGCTGGGGCGGGCGCGGCGCCGCCCTGTGTGCCTACCTGCGCATGGTCTACCTGGCGCTCTACATCCTGCTACTGAGCGGCGAGGAGATAGACGTGATCGTGTGTGACCAG GTATCCGCTTGTATTCCAGTGTTTAGACTGGCCAGACACCGGAAGAAGATACTGTTTTACTGTCATTTTCCTGATTTACTTCTCACTCAgagaaattcttttcttaaaCGACTCTATAGAGCTCCCATTGATTGGGTGGAAGAGTATACTACTGGCATGGCAGACTGCATTGTGGTCAACAGCTGCTTCACtgcaaatgtttttaaaaataccttcaaGTCCCTGGCACACATAAATCCGGATGTCCTCTATCCTTCTTTGAATGTCAGCAGCTTTGACAACACAGTGCCTTCAGATCTTGAAAATTTAATTCCCAAAGGAAAGAAGTTTGTGTTTCTTTCAATCAACAggtatgaaaggaagaaaaatctaaCTCTAGCTTTAGAAGCATTACTTGAACTCCGTGGGAGATTAGATCTTCTGGAATGGGAAAAGGTTCATCTAATAATGGCTGGTGGCTATGATGAACGCGTCCTGGAAAATGTAGAGTACTATGAAGAACTGAAGAACTCAGCCAACCAATTTAACCTTAGCCACCATGTTACATTCCTGAAATCTTTTTCTGACATACAGAAAATCTCTCTTCTCCATAATTGTACTTGTGTGCTTTACACACCAAGCAATGAGCATTTTGGCATAGTTCCTCTGGAAGCCATGTATATGCAATGTCCTGTCATTGCAGTCAATTCAGGTGGACCTCTGGAATCTATTGTAGATAATGTAACAGGGTTTTTATGTGAACCTGACCCAACACAATTTTCTAAAGCAATGGAAAAATTTATTAGAAATCCTTCCTTAAAAACAACAATGGGACTAGCAGGAAGATCCAGAGTAAAGGAAAAATTTTCATTAGATGCTTTCACAAATCAACTATACCAATACATAAGTAAATTGGCAGAATAA
- the SEC61B gene encoding protein transport protein Sec61 subunit beta, with amino-acid sequence MPGPTPSGTNVGASGRSPSKAVAARTAGSTVRQRKNASCGTRSAGRTTSAGTGGMWRFYTEDSPGLKVGPVPVLVMSLLFIASVFMLHIWGKYTRS; translated from the exons ATG CCGGGCCCTACTCCCAGTGGTACCAACGTGGGCGCCTCGGGCCGGTCTCCCAGCAAAGCTGTGGCTGCCAGAACCGCGGGATCCACAGTCAGGCAAAG gAAAAATGCCAGCTGTGGGACAAGGAGTGCAGGCCGTACTACTTCAGCAGGCACAGGGGGGATGTGGAGGTTCTACACTGAAGATTCCCCTGGGCTCAAAGT tggCCCTGTTCCAGTATTGGTAATGAGTCTTCTGTTCATTGCTTCAGTATTTATGTTGCATATTTGGGGCAAGTACACACGTTCATAG